ATACTCGTATCCTCGATTTATAATTCTCGTTGcgtgattttttgattatacAACGGAATTATAAACCGTCAAGGTTTTTTGATTATACAACGGAATTATAAATTGTCAAGGCTTTCAAGTTTCGCGATTTGATGTGTATACTAAAACACTGCGCACTGTTGCGCTCATAGGTCGAGTTTGCAATTAGTCATCTTTTACACCGCGTATATAATCTCTTGTTCTACTTTTGCTTGGGAAACAAATGATCGGTCAACTGACAATCACTCGTCGTTGTTGACCTCGCGATCTCATCTCACGCATTTGCGTcgtattgtattttttatcgtaTCTATACACGTATCTTATTGTAGTAAACAAAGTCTGGTGAAAATCCGTAACCAGTATTTCACAATCTAGTTGATATACACAGCTCTGTAGATCTGACTGCAGAGCAACTTGAAATGCGTATATTTACTGTTACAGTTACTCGagttacctttttttctttgtaccTTTTTCCCTCCCATCACTTCCGTTCTCGCCAACGCGTCATTGCGGCGGATCGTTTGTAGATAAATGAAAAGCCATTTGTAGCACACGTGGCACAAAACATTCCAACGCCCCCGTATTGATTCACCACGCATCACAAGACGCCATGTTGAACTAAGCACGAGGGGCGAAATGCGAAATAGGCCGAAGTAGAAGTGGTGGCCAACGTGACCAAAATGTCAATTAAATTACCTCGAAAACAAAAGACATCAGAAGTAATCGATACCGCGCGCAATAATTCGAATTATTCTacatatcaataaataatgtCGCAAAATCCACGAAGTCATTAAAATATTATGTGAGCCGTATTCGATCACCCTTCCCCCCCTTCAACTTAGATAAAATTCTCAACAAATTCTAACGTTGATTTGAAAACATACATTCATGTATGATTTCATCGAATACAAGATTTTGACAAACCCCTTTATTCAAGTGTCCTTGCACTACTATTTTACCTAGTTAGTTATAATAGAATGAACGAAAAttggtataaattttaatatgaCTATTGTTTTTATAGAGCGAGAGAAGATCGTAAAACACGGAGAGCGCCCTGTGGAGCCAATAAGCAGCTGCAGGGATGAGCGTGGTTACGTGCCAACCGTTGGCCGCTGGGGTAGCGAATGGCCAAGTTGACTCGAGACGGCAGAAACATGGTGCCAGCCGCGGGGGCAGGCACGTGGGCCCTGGATCAGGGGCCTGCCGTTACCCCTGCCGGTTTGGGCCAACGACGAGTCACCAGCCCTGACCTTTCCCACGGTCGAACAATATGAGGAACTAGCAGGCAGCGTTGAACTCGAAACGCAACGTTTGTTGCGCGAGCATCGCTATGACACCGTCAGCAACTTCCTTAGGTAAGTAATTACATTACCGAACGACGAATTGGATTGTGTTCGCTGAAGATTTCCTTTAGCTTCGATAATAAACTGATTCATGATGCGGTATGACTTCCTTAAGGTAattaactttgaaaattttcttacagaCTTTATGAAGAGTTCAAAGTGAGCGGAGAAACTTCGCTAGAACGCTTCTATCGCAAGTATCAGCCAGTGATAACCAACGAACACCATACATGCGTAGGTCTTGGCTTTGAGTTACTGCGACGTCTGTGCAGCCTTAACGAGAGATTTCCTGGCATAGCCAGTCGTCTGTACTTGGTATCCTGTGAAGAGGTAAGAAATACATagattaaaattcaatatttcaatgCATGCATACCAGAAGGATAATTTTACACTATACTGTAATTCAAATTTCCTGAATATGTTGTGCATTTCTTAGTCCAGGGGGTCTATGATTGGCTCAATATTGTCACCAATTATATCCATTTGTCGATGAACATCCCCTTCAACAGCAAACGATTAATCACTTGTTAAAACTTGCAGACAATCGGTGACATCGCTGGGTACGTCGGTGGTGCACCAGCTGCCGACAGTGGCGAGAAAGAACATGTCTTAgtatgtttgaaaattgagataAACGGTCGTCGAGGAGTATTGCTGCTTGACCCTGGTTACCATGTTGCGCGTGTCGTCACTGTGATGGCGGATAAGCTGTACCCGCACTCGGGATGGTTTACGCAGTCTGAAGAACCAAACTGTAAAAAAGAGTACAATTACACCCTGTGTACTAAAGATTCTGAC
Above is a genomic segment from Neodiprion pinetum isolate iyNeoPine1 chromosome 1, iyNeoPine1.2, whole genome shotgun sequence containing:
- the LOC124224834 gene encoding uncharacterized protein, translating into LETAETWCQPRGQARGPWIRGLPLPLPVWANDESPALTFPTVEQYEELAGSVELETQRLLREHRYDTVSNFLRLYEEFKVSGETSLERFYRKYQPVITNEHHTCVGLGFELLRRLCSLNERFPGIASRLYLVSCEETIGDIAGYVGGAPAADSGEKEHVLVCLKIEINGRRGVLLLDPGYHVARVVTVMADKLYPHSGWFTQSEEPNCKKEYNYTLCTKDSDYVEWHERENRPGVQERTQVALIYVARPYLTAIDVTERRNLVYNFRSLLARDTKGHVTAGIYFPVTIDINKTHSFTIFYQTSNGKKRLKMPFSKFDGLPKTSQDTEESTILMKCARQMGLTHEKLEGLLASLAEVMCDTQYIAQLLTINARINTLAEDN